The Pseudomonas iranensis genome includes a window with the following:
- a CDS encoding SURF1 family protein — MKCFRPGVIPTVVVALLLPLMVALGFWQLGRGAEKTALLASYAERRVAEPLASSELLGNADPAYRRVRLHGQFDPAHTLLLDNRQRGGKVGVELLQPFQDQRSGLWLLVNRGWLPWPDRRVPPQFTTPAEALTLDAWVYVAPGATFQLHADPVSHVWPQTITAVEPGKLWQTLERDGFAYELRAEPGPASYQTDWPVVAMGPEKHLGYAVQWFAMATALLGLYLYLGWHNAKEKRHGKRHESTQHV, encoded by the coding sequence ATGAAGTGCTTTCGCCCGGGCGTGATTCCCACTGTCGTGGTGGCGCTGTTGCTGCCGCTGATGGTTGCACTGGGCTTCTGGCAACTGGGCCGGGGCGCGGAGAAAACCGCGCTGCTGGCCAGTTATGCCGAACGTCGCGTGGCCGAACCGCTGGCCAGCAGTGAACTGCTCGGCAACGCCGACCCGGCTTACCGCCGCGTGCGCCTGCACGGCCAGTTCGACCCCGCCCACACGCTGTTGCTGGACAACCGCCAGCGTGGCGGCAAGGTCGGCGTCGAATTGCTGCAACCGTTTCAGGACCAACGCAGCGGCCTCTGGCTGCTGGTCAATCGCGGCTGGCTGCCATGGCCCGATCGGCGCGTGCCGCCGCAATTCACGACACCGGCCGAGGCGCTGACGCTCGACGCCTGGGTCTATGTCGCCCCCGGCGCAACGTTCCAGTTGCACGCCGATCCGGTCAGCCATGTCTGGCCGCAAACCATTACCGCCGTCGAGCCGGGCAAATTGTGGCAAACCCTGGAGCGCGACGGCTTCGCCTACGAATTACGCGCCGAACCCGGCCCCGCCAGCTATCAGACCGATTGGCCGGTAGTCGCGATGGGTCCGGAAAAACACCTCGGCTACGCCGTGCAATGGTTCGCCATGGCCACGGCGTTGCTCGGGCTCTACCTCTATTTGGGCTGGCACAACGCAAAGGAGAAACGCCATGGGAAGCGCCATGAATCCACCCAGCATGTCTGA
- the ctaD gene encoding cytochrome c oxidase subunit I, whose amino-acid sequence MSAVIDDHGHADHAHGPAKGLMRWVLTTNHKDIGTLYLWFAFCMFLLGGSFAMVIRAELFQPGLQIVQPEFFNQMTTMHGLVMVFGAVMPAFVGLANWMIPLMVGAPDMALPRMNNFSFWLLPAAFLLLVSTLFTPGGGPNFGWTFYAPLSTTYAPESVTFFIFAIHLMGISSIMGAINVVATILNLRAPGMTLMKMPLFVWTWLITAFLLIAVMPVLAGCVTMMLMDIHFGTSFFSAAGGGDPVLFQHVFWFFGHPEVYIMILPAFGAVSQIIPTFARKPLFGYTSMVYATASIAFLSFIVWAHHMFVVGIPLVGELFFMYATMLIAVPTGVKVFNWASTMWQGSMTFETPMLFAVAFVILFSIGGFSGLMLAIAPADFQYQDTYFVVAHFHYVLVPGAIFGIFASAYYWLPKWTGHMYDETLGKLHFWLSFVGMNLTFFPMHFVGLAGMPRRIPDYNLQFADFNMVSSIGAFMFGATQIFFLFIVIKTIRGGAPAPAKPWDGAEGLEWSVPSPAPYHTFTTPPEVK is encoded by the coding sequence ATGAGCGCTGTCATCGATGACCACGGTCACGCCGACCACGCCCACGGCCCCGCCAAAGGCCTGATGCGCTGGGTGCTGACCACCAACCACAAGGACATCGGCACGCTGTACCTGTGGTTTGCCTTCTGCATGTTCCTGCTCGGCGGCTCGTTCGCCATGGTCATTCGCGCCGAGCTGTTCCAGCCCGGCCTGCAGATCGTGCAGCCGGAATTCTTCAACCAGATGACCACCATGCACGGTCTGGTCATGGTGTTCGGTGCGGTGATGCCGGCATTCGTCGGTCTCGCCAACTGGATGATTCCGTTGATGGTCGGCGCGCCGGACATGGCCCTGCCCCGGATGAACAACTTCAGCTTCTGGCTGTTGCCGGCGGCGTTTCTGCTGCTGGTCTCGACACTGTTCACCCCGGGTGGCGGGCCAAATTTCGGCTGGACCTTCTACGCGCCGCTGTCCACCACTTACGCACCGGAGAGCGTGACGTTCTTCATCTTCGCCATCCACTTGATGGGCATCAGTTCGATCATGGGCGCGATCAACGTGGTCGCGACCATCCTCAACCTGCGCGCGCCCGGCATGACCCTGATGAAAATGCCGCTGTTCGTCTGGACCTGGCTGATCACCGCGTTTCTGCTGATCGCAGTGATGCCGGTGCTCGCCGGGTGCGTGACGATGATGCTCATGGACATCCACTTTGGCACCAGTTTCTTCAGTGCTGCCGGCGGTGGTGACCCGGTGCTGTTCCAGCATGTGTTCTGGTTCTTCGGCCACCCCGAGGTGTACATCATGATCCTGCCGGCGTTCGGCGCGGTCAGCCAGATCATCCCGACCTTCGCGCGCAAGCCGCTGTTCGGCTACACCTCGATGGTCTACGCCACGGCGAGCATCGCGTTCCTGTCGTTCATCGTCTGGGCGCACCACATGTTTGTGGTCGGCATTCCGCTGGTGGGCGAGTTGTTCTTCATGTACGCGACCATGCTGATCGCCGTGCCGACGGGTGTGAAAGTCTTCAACTGGGCGAGCACCATGTGGCAAGGCTCGATGACCTTCGAGACGCCAATGCTGTTTGCCGTGGCATTCGTCATTCTGTTCTCGATTGGCGGTTTCTCCGGGCTGATGCTGGCCATCGCCCCGGCGGACTTCCAGTATCAGGACACCTACTTCGTGGTCGCGCACTTCCACTATGTTCTGGTGCCGGGGGCGATCTTCGGCATCTTCGCCTCGGCCTATTACTGGCTGCCGAAGTGGACCGGGCACATGTACGACGAGACCCTCGGCAAGCTGCATTTCTGGCTGTCGTTCGTCGGCATGAACCTGACCTTCTTCCCGATGCACTTCGTCGGTCTTGCGGGGATGCCGCGACGGATCCCGGACTACAACCTGCAGTTCGCCGATTTCAACATGGTCTCGTCGATCGGCGCATTCATGTTCGGCGCCACGCAGATCTTTTTCCTGTTCATCGTCATCAAGACCATTCGAGGCGGCGCACCGGCCCCGGCCAAACCATGGGACGGCGCCGAAGGGCTGGAGTGGAGCGTGCCGTCGCCAGCGCCGTACCACACCTTCACCACGCCGCCGGAAGTGAAATGA
- a CDS encoding cytochrome c oxidase assembly protein, with protein sequence MADSISLKKLVTRLLLVVVAMFVFGFALVPIYDVMCKAFGINGKTGGQYAGEQVVDTSRQVRVQFLSTNTADMPWDFYPKHDELTANPGAVNEMVFIARNPTDKPMSAQAVPSIAPSNAAAFFHKTECFCFTQQVLQPGQQIEMPVRFIVDRDMPKEVKHLTLSYTLFDITARHPPVAVNTGG encoded by the coding sequence ATGGCTGACTCGATCTCGCTGAAGAAACTCGTCACTCGTCTGCTGCTGGTGGTGGTGGCGATGTTCGTCTTCGGTTTTGCCCTGGTGCCGATCTATGACGTGATGTGCAAAGCCTTCGGCATCAACGGCAAGACCGGCGGCCAGTATGCGGGCGAGCAAGTGGTCGACACCTCGCGCCAAGTGCGCGTGCAGTTTCTCTCGACCAACACCGCGGACATGCCATGGGACTTTTATCCCAAGCACGACGAGCTGACTGCCAACCCCGGCGCGGTCAACGAAATGGTGTTCATCGCGCGCAATCCCACCGACAAGCCGATGAGTGCGCAAGCGGTGCCGAGCATCGCGCCGAGCAACGCCGCAGCGTTTTTCCACAAGACCGAATGCTTTTGTTTTACCCAGCAGGTGCTGCAACCCGGTCAGCAGATCGAAATGCCGGTGCGTTTCATCGTTGACCGCGACATGCCCAAGGAAGTGAAGCATCTGACGCTGTCCTACACGCTGTTCGATATCACCGCCCGACATCCGCCGGTGGCTGTTAACACTGGCGGCTGA
- the coxB gene encoding cytochrome c oxidase subunit II, with the protein MMRHPHVWMGLLLWSIFSPANAAWTVNMAPGATEISHAVFDLHMTIFWICVVIGIIVFGAMFWSMMVHRRSTGQVAAKFHESTGVEIMWTIVPLLILVAMAVPATATLIKMYDTSEPDIDIQITGYQWKWHYKYLGQDVEFFSNLATPAEQIHNKEAKGEHYLLEVDKPLVLPIGAKVRFLVTSADVIHSWWVPAFAVKRDAIPGFVNEAWTRIDKPGLYRGQCAELCGKDHGFMPIVVEVKEQADYEKWLAERKAEAAQLKELTSKEWTLDELNERGDKVYHTTCVACHQAEGQGLPPMFPALKGSKIATGPIKDHLSIVYHGKPGTAMAAFGKQLSEVDIAAVVTYERNAWGNNKGDMVTPKEVLELKQAESK; encoded by the coding sequence ATGATGCGACATCCACATGTCTGGATGGGCCTCCTGTTGTGGTCGATTTTCAGCCCGGCCAACGCGGCATGGACTGTGAATATGGCGCCTGGAGCGACTGAAATCAGTCACGCAGTATTCGACCTGCACATGACCATTTTCTGGATCTGTGTGGTGATCGGGATCATCGTCTTCGGCGCAATGTTCTGGTCGATGATGGTGCACCGCCGCTCCACCGGCCAGGTCGCAGCCAAATTCCACGAAAGCACCGGCGTCGAGATCATGTGGACCATCGTGCCGCTGCTGATCCTGGTGGCCATGGCCGTCCCCGCCACCGCGACGCTGATCAAGATGTACGACACCAGCGAGCCGGACATCGATATCCAGATCACCGGTTATCAGTGGAAGTGGCATTACAAATACCTGGGCCAGGACGTCGAGTTCTTCAGCAACCTGGCCACCCCCGCCGAGCAGATCCACAACAAGGAAGCCAAGGGCGAGCATTACTTGCTCGAAGTCGACAAGCCGCTGGTGCTGCCGATCGGCGCCAAGGTGCGCTTTCTGGTGACCTCGGCTGACGTCATTCACTCCTGGTGGGTGCCGGCGTTTGCGGTCAAGCGCGATGCGATCCCCGGATTCGTCAACGAAGCCTGGACGCGCATCGACAAGCCCGGTCTCTACCGTGGCCAGTGCGCCGAATTGTGCGGCAAGGATCACGGCTTCATGCCGATCGTGGTCGAGGTCAAGGAACAGGCCGACTATGAAAAATGGCTCGCCGAGCGCAAGGCCGAGGCCGCGCAGCTCAAAGAACTGACCAGCAAGGAATGGACCCTCGACGAGCTCAATGAGCGCGGCGACAAGGTTTACCACACCACTTGCGTGGCCTGTCACCAAGCCGAAGGCCAGGGCCTGCCGCCGATGTTCCCGGCACTCAAGGGCTCGAAAATCGCCACCGGGCCGATCAAGGATCACCTGAGCATCGTCTACCACGGCAAACCCGGCACCGCCATGGCGGCGTTCGGCAAACAGCTGTCGGAAGTCGATATCGCAGCGGTCGTGACTTACGAACGTAACGCCTGGGGCAACAACAAGGGCGACATGGTCACGCCAAAAGAAGTGCTGGAGCTGAAACAGGCGGAAAGCAAATGA
- a CDS encoding cytochrome c oxidase subunit 3 produces MATHEHYYVPAQSKWPIIATLGMFVTVYGLATWFNDLKAARPDSHGPLIFFVGGLLLAYMLFGWFGAVIKESRAGLYSPQLDRSFRWGMSWFIFSEVMFFVAFFGALFYIRVVSAPGLAGEGSKGLSEMLWPNFEYVWPLLNNPDPKLFPPPKDVISPWGLPLLNTILLVSSSVTITIAHHALKKGHRGALKLWLAITVLLGIAFLGFQAEEYIHAYQELGLTLGSGIYGATFFMLTGFHGAHVTIGTIILFVMLMRIMKGHFDNEHQFGFEAASWYWHFVDVVWIGLFFFVYVL; encoded by the coding sequence ATGGCAACTCATGAGCATTATTACGTCCCGGCCCAGAGCAAATGGCCGATCATCGCCACGCTCGGGATGTTCGTCACCGTCTACGGCCTCGCCACCTGGTTCAACGATCTCAAGGCCGCACGCCCGGATTCCCACGGCCCGCTGATCTTTTTCGTCGGCGGCCTGCTGCTGGCGTACATGCTGTTCGGCTGGTTCGGTGCGGTGATCAAGGAAAGTCGCGCGGGGCTGTACAGCCCGCAGCTGGACCGCTCGTTCCGCTGGGGCATGAGCTGGTTCATCTTTTCCGAGGTGATGTTCTTCGTCGCCTTCTTCGGCGCGCTGTTCTATATCCGCGTCGTGTCGGCACCGGGGCTGGCCGGCGAAGGCAGCAAGGGCTTGTCGGAAATGCTCTGGCCGAACTTCGAATATGTCTGGCCGTTGCTGAACAACCCCGACCCGAAACTGTTCCCCCCACCCAAGGACGTCATCAGCCCGTGGGGCCTGCCGCTACTCAACACGATCCTGCTGGTCAGCTCCAGCGTGACCATCACCATCGCCCACCACGCACTGAAGAAAGGCCATCGCGGCGCGCTGAAACTGTGGCTGGCGATCACCGTGCTGCTGGGCATCGCGTTCCTCGGTTTCCAGGCCGAGGAATACATCCACGCCTACCAAGAGCTGGGCCTGACCCTCGGTTCGGGCATCTACGGCGCGACGTTCTTCATGCTCACCGGGTTCCACGGCGCCCACGTTACCATCGGCACGATCATCCTGTTCGTGATGCTGATGCGCATCATGAAAGGCCATTTCGACAACGAGCACCAATTCGGTTTCGAGGCGGCGAGCTGGTATTGGCACTTCGTCGATGTGGTGTGGATCGGTTTGTTCTTCTTCGTTTATGTGCTCTGA
- a CDS encoding twin transmembrane helix small protein, producing MFKAAIVLMLIATVVSLFSGLFFLVKDDSSSNRLVIALSVRVALAVVTVGLMAWGFYSGQLVSHVPW from the coding sequence ATGTTCAAAGCAGCGATCGTCCTGATGCTGATTGCCACGGTCGTCAGCCTGTTCAGCGGCCTGTTTTTCCTGGTCAAGGACGACAGCAGCTCCAATCGGCTGGTCATCGCCTTGAGTGTTCGGGTGGCACTGGCCGTGGTCACCGTCGGCCTGATGGCCTGGGGTTTCTACAGCGGCCAGTTGGTGTCCCACGTACCGTGGTAG